Proteins from a single region of Heterodontus francisci isolate sHetFra1 chromosome 29, sHetFra1.hap1, whole genome shotgun sequence:
- the LOC137346189 gene encoding uncharacterized protein isoform X1, whose protein sequence is MCREIHHGQFTNIFLFISYFISPSASGSRVTLSVHQREVNETVHQSVLLPVSYSTLTPYSTLTIEWCLFPGYTPFVRLMRSNCSPDPDRSAYNCSDHRVTTPSYRERIHLYPENGSLLLRDLQLSDSGVYLITVYRGGNTSSKGNVTLTVYPGTDCENASTPGVSESPQNQTTTPSGTGWDDTHIRVSAAVCLLILLICFCLLMTKIYRGCHRQHDSVVQPNGGTRQDLVEVRASTTNDELTYCLIQWSEPRNTSAAEPDTRERPPEAIYALAKKPDRR, encoded by the exons CCTCTGGAAGTCGGGTTACTCTGAGCGTCCATCAGAGAGAAGTGAACGAGACCGTGCATCAGTCTGTCCTTCTCCCTGTCTCCTATTCCACACTCACACCCTACTCCACTTTAACCATAGAGTGGTGTTTATTCCCCGGATACACTCCATTTGTGAGACTGATGCGATCAAACTGCTCTCCAGACCCTGACAGATCCGCTTATAACTGTTCAGATCACCGGGTGACCACTCCTTCCTACCGGGAGCGAATCCACCTCTACCCCGAGAATGGATCCTTGTTACTGCGGGATTTACAGCTCAGTGACAGCGGCGTCTATCTGATAACTGTTTATAGAGGTGGAAACACAAGCAGTAAAGGCAATGTTACTTTAACAGTCTATCCCGGGACAG ACTGTGAGAATGCTTCGACCCCAGGGGTTTCAGAGTCACCACAGAACCAAACAACAACACCCTCAGGCACTGGATGGGATGATACACATATCCGTGTCTCTGCTGCTGTGTGCCTCCTCATTCTTCTCATCTGCTTCTGCTTATTGATGACCAAGATATACAGAG GTTGTCATCGACAACATGATTCAGTTGTTCAGCCTAATGGAGGAACGAGGCAAGACTTGGTAGAG GTTCGGGCATCGACAACGAATGATGAGCTCACGTACTGCCTTATACAGTGGTCTGAGCCCAGAAACACATCAGCAGCCGAACCTGACACAAGAGAGCGACCTCCAGAGGCCATATATGCTTTGGCAAAAAAACCGGACAGGCGGTGA
- the LOC137346189 gene encoding uncharacterized protein isoform X2 translates to MCREIHHGQFTNIFLFISYFISPSASGSRVTLSVHQREVNETVHQSVLLPVSYSTLTPYSTLTIEWCLFPGYTPFVRLMRSNCSPDPDRSAYNCSDHRVTTPSYRERIHLYPENGSLLLRDLQLSDSGVYLITVYRGGNTSSKGNVTLTVYPGTDCENASTPGVSESPQNQTTTPSGTGWDDTHIRVSAAVCLLILLICFCLLMTKIYRGCHRQHDSVVQPNGGTRQDLVEYRNNSRRILDEGLWLCGETTEAGSGVLEAGCGCWRPVISTPGHRCRSC, encoded by the exons CCTCTGGAAGTCGGGTTACTCTGAGCGTCCATCAGAGAGAAGTGAACGAGACCGTGCATCAGTCTGTCCTTCTCCCTGTCTCCTATTCCACACTCACACCCTACTCCACTTTAACCATAGAGTGGTGTTTATTCCCCGGATACACTCCATTTGTGAGACTGATGCGATCAAACTGCTCTCCAGACCCTGACAGATCCGCTTATAACTGTTCAGATCACCGGGTGACCACTCCTTCCTACCGGGAGCGAATCCACCTCTACCCCGAGAATGGATCCTTGTTACTGCGGGATTTACAGCTCAGTGACAGCGGCGTCTATCTGATAACTGTTTATAGAGGTGGAAACACAAGCAGTAAAGGCAATGTTACTTTAACAGTCTATCCCGGGACAG ACTGTGAGAATGCTTCGACCCCAGGGGTTTCAGAGTCACCACAGAACCAAACAACAACACCCTCAGGCACTGGATGGGATGATACACATATCCGTGTCTCTGCTGCTGTGTGCCTCCTCATTCTTCTCATCTGCTTCTGCTTATTGATGACCAAGATATACAGAG GTTGTCATCGACAACATGATTCAGTTGTTCAGCCTAATGGAGGAACGAGGCAAGACTTGGTAGAG TACCGGAATAACTCCAGGAGAATTCTGGATGAGGGTCtttggttatgtggagagactacagAAGCTGGAAGTGGTGTTCTTGAGGCAggctgcggttgttggaggccagtcatctcaaccccaggacatcgttgcaggagttgctga